Proteins found in one Sphingomonas sp. SORGH_AS_0879 genomic segment:
- a CDS encoding alpha-glucosidase, translated as MTVRIPAVPRPWWKGAVIYQIYPRSFADSNGDGIGDLPGITARLDHVAALGVDAIWLSPFFTSPMKDFGYDVADYRDVDPIFGTLADFDALVARAHELGLKVVIDQVYSHTSDEHPWFTESRSSRTNARADWYVWADAKPDGSPPSNWQSVFGGPAWTWDARRGQYYLHNFLKEQPQLHVHHPEVQAELLATARFWLDRGVDGFRLDAINFMMHEPTLRDNPPAPDTGKTRTRPFDFQVKLYNQSHADIVPFLERIRATLDDYGDRFTVAEVGGDEADREMKLFTAGDHRLNTAYGFDFLYADRLTPRIVAEALAKWPAEPGVGWPSWAFENHDAPRAVSRWTTPEHREAFARMKMLLLLSLRGNAFLYQGEELGLTQVDVPFERLVDPEAIANWPLTLSRDGVRTPMPWSSNAINGGFSDAEPWLPTGPDHAALAVNRQEGDPDSLLNLTRRLVRLRAATPALAIGDLRLLHADDQLLAFERCEGGQRLLCLFNLGVTPVQLPPDLPRGERVLVQINNATDERLGAFGAAIREMTA; from the coding sequence ATGACCGTAAGAATTCCTGCCGTCCCCCGTCCCTGGTGGAAAGGCGCGGTGATTTATCAGATCTACCCGCGCAGCTTTGCCGACAGCAATGGCGACGGCATCGGCGATCTGCCCGGCATCACCGCGCGTCTCGACCATGTCGCGGCCCTCGGAGTGGATGCGATCTGGCTGTCGCCCTTCTTCACCTCGCCGATGAAGGATTTCGGCTATGACGTGGCGGATTACCGCGATGTCGATCCGATCTTCGGCACGCTCGCCGATTTCGACGCGCTGGTCGCGCGCGCGCACGAACTGGGGCTGAAGGTCGTCATCGATCAGGTGTACAGCCACACTTCCGACGAGCATCCCTGGTTCACCGAAAGCCGCTCGAGCCGGACCAACGCTCGCGCCGACTGGTATGTCTGGGCCGATGCCAAGCCCGACGGCTCGCCGCCATCCAATTGGCAGTCGGTGTTCGGCGGCCCCGCCTGGACCTGGGACGCGCGGCGCGGGCAATATTATCTCCACAATTTCCTCAAAGAGCAGCCACAGCTTCACGTCCACCATCCGGAGGTGCAGGCCGAGTTGCTGGCCACCGCACGCTTCTGGCTGGACCGGGGGGTGGATGGCTTCCGGCTGGATGCGATCAACTTCATGATGCACGAGCCGACCCTGCGGGATAACCCTCCCGCGCCCGACACCGGCAAGACGCGCACCCGGCCGTTCGACTTCCAGGTCAAGCTCTACAATCAGAGCCATGCCGACATCGTGCCGTTCCTGGAGCGTATCCGCGCCACGCTGGACGATTATGGCGACCGCTTCACCGTGGCCGAGGTCGGTGGCGACGAGGCGGATCGCGAGATGAAGCTGTTCACCGCTGGCGACCATCGGCTGAACACCGCTTACGGCTTCGACTTCCTCTATGCCGATCGGCTGACTCCGCGCATCGTCGCCGAAGCGCTGGCCAAATGGCCCGCCGAGCCGGGGGTCGGCTGGCCAAGCTGGGCGTTCGAGAACCACGATGCGCCGCGCGCCGTCTCCCGCTGGACCACGCCGGAGCATCGCGAGGCGTTCGCCCGAATGAAGATGCTGCTGCTGCTTTCCCTGCGCGGCAACGCCTTTCTCTATCAGGGCGAGGAACTGGGACTGACCCAGGTCGATGTGCCGTTCGAGCGGTTGGTCGATCCCGAGGCCATCGCCAACTGGCCCCTCACCCTGTCCCGCGACGGGGTGCGCACGCCGATGCCGTGGAGCAGCAATGCGATCAACGGCGGCTTTTCGGATGCGGAACCCTGGCTCCCCACCGGACCCGACCATGCCGCGCTGGCGGTCAATCGGCAGGAGGGCGACCCGGACTCGCTCCTGAACCTCACCCGCAGGCTCGTGCGACTGCGTGCCGCAACGCCAGCGCTGGCGATCGGCGACCTCAGGCTGCTCCATGCCGATGACCAATTGCTCGCCTTCGAGCGATGCGAGGGCGGCCAGCGCCTGCTCTGTCTGTTCAACCTGGGCGTCACGCCCGTCCAGCTTCCGCCCGACCTGCCACGCGGCGAACGGGTGCTGGTCCAAATCAATAACGCCACCGACGAACGCCTGGGCGCGTTCGGGGCGGCGATCCGGGAGATGACTGCATGA
- a CDS encoding M3 family metallopeptidase — translation MASLPQATQAPATNPLLSPWTGPYGGVPPWDKVKPELFPAAFAAALAERRAEYERIANDPVKPSFANTFVPMQNAGQTLNRVMTLFGVMTGNMNSPAYQALDREWSPKLAKASDEITFNPKLFARIEAIYKTRDTSGLDEQQKRLVTRTYDSFVRQGAKLTPAQKAELSAFNQNLAINFSEFSQRLLADEGTAIIVTDEARLAGLPDSVKAVAKAAAAERGQQGWAIVNTRSAVDPVLTFATDRSLREQVWRAFTKRGDNGDINDTKATIARIVRLRANRAHLLGFKTHADWRMQDTMAKTPAAAMDLMMRVWPAAKARVAEEVRDMQAIADKEGAKITIEPWDYRFYQEKVRKSRYDLDQAELKPYFELNNIIQGSLYAANRLYGLEFKEITGTVPVFEPNMRVWHVTRNGKEVGLFYRDDFARTGKRSGAWANTYRGQRNLPPVQNVLSSNNNNFAKGAPGEPVLISLDDAETLFHEFGHAIHAMLQNVTYPGLAGTPRDFVEYPSQVNEHWLLTRDVLDKYARHYKTGQPMPQALLDKIKASETFNQGFATTEYLSSAIVDMKLHTIPDGVVDPAAFEATTLREIGMPKELVMRHRLPQFNHLFSSDSYSAGYYSYLWSETMDADTFAAFEEAGSPWDKATADRFARILLSTGNETDRAEAYRAFRGRDPDVNALLKQRGFPTK, via the coding sequence ATGGCCAGCCTCCCGCAGGCGACCCAGGCCCCCGCCACCAATCCGTTGCTCAGCCCCTGGACCGGCCCCTATGGCGGGGTGCCGCCCTGGGACAAGGTGAAGCCCGAACTGTTCCCGGCGGCCTTCGCGGCGGCACTGGCCGAGCGGCGGGCGGAATATGAGCGGATCGCCAACGATCCGGTCAAGCCGAGCTTCGCCAATACCTTCGTACCGATGCAGAATGCCGGGCAGACGCTGAACCGCGTGATGACGCTGTTCGGGGTGATGACGGGGAACATGAACTCGCCCGCCTATCAGGCGCTCGACCGCGAATGGTCGCCCAAGCTGGCCAAGGCGTCGGATGAGATCACCTTCAACCCCAAGTTGTTCGCGCGGATCGAGGCGATCTACAAGACACGCGACACCAGCGGCCTCGACGAGCAGCAGAAGCGGTTGGTCACCCGCACCTATGACAGCTTCGTGCGGCAGGGCGCGAAGCTGACCCCGGCCCAGAAAGCGGAACTGTCCGCCTTCAACCAGAATCTGGCGATCAACTTCAGCGAGTTCTCCCAGCGGCTGCTGGCCGATGAGGGGACCGCGATCATCGTCACCGACGAGGCGCGGCTGGCGGGCCTGCCCGACAGCGTGAAGGCGGTCGCCAAGGCCGCCGCCGCCGAGCGCGGGCAGCAGGGCTGGGCGATCGTCAACACGCGGTCGGCGGTCGATCCCGTGCTGACCTTCGCCACCGACCGTAGCCTTCGCGAGCAGGTGTGGCGTGCTTTCACCAAGCGCGGCGACAATGGCGACATCAACGATACCAAGGCGACCATCGCGCGCATCGTCCGCCTGCGGGCCAACCGTGCACATCTGCTGGGGTTCAAGACCCATGCCGACTGGCGGATGCAGGACACCATGGCCAAGACTCCGGCCGCTGCGATGGACCTGATGATGCGGGTCTGGCCCGCCGCCAAGGCGCGCGTGGCGGAGGAAGTCCGCGATATGCAGGCGATCGCCGATAAGGAAGGGGCGAAGATCACGATCGAGCCCTGGGACTATCGCTTCTATCAGGAGAAGGTGCGCAAGAGCCGCTACGACCTCGATCAGGCCGAATTGAAGCCCTATTTCGAGTTGAACAACATCATCCAGGGTTCGCTCTATGCCGCGAACCGGCTCTATGGGCTGGAATTCAAGGAGATCACCGGCACGGTTCCGGTGTTCGAGCCGAACATGCGGGTCTGGCACGTCACGCGGAACGGCAAGGAGGTCGGCCTGTTCTACCGCGACGATTTCGCGCGGACCGGCAAGCGTTCGGGCGCCTGGGCGAACACCTATCGCGGCCAGCGCAACCTGCCGCCGGTGCAGAATGTCCTGTCGTCGAACAACAACAATTTCGCCAAGGGCGCACCCGGCGAGCCGGTGCTCATCAGCCTGGACGATGCCGAGACGCTGTTCCACGAATTCGGCCACGCCATCCACGCGATGCTCCAGAACGTCACCTATCCGGGGCTGGCGGGCACACCGCGCGACTTTGTGGAATATCCCAGCCAGGTGAACGAGCATTGGCTGCTGACCCGCGACGTGCTCGACAAGTACGCCCGCCACTACAAGACCGGCCAGCCCATGCCGCAGGCGCTGCTCGACAAGATCAAGGCGTCCGAGACCTTCAACCAGGGGTTCGCGACGACCGAATATCTGTCCTCGGCAATCGTCGACATGAAGCTGCACACCATCCCGGACGGGGTGGTCGATCCGGCGGCGTTCGAGGCGACGACCCTGCGTGAGATTGGGATGCCGAAGGAACTCGTGATGCGGCACCGCCTGCCGCAGTTTAACCACCTGTTCTCCTCCGACAGCTACTCGGCCGGCTATTACAGCTATCTCTGGTCAGAGACGATGGACGCCGACACCTTCGCCGCCTTCGAGGAAGCGGGTAGCCCGTGGGACAAGGCGACGGCGGACCGCTTCGCGCGGATCCTGTTGTCGACGGGGAATGAAACCGACCGGGCGGAAGCGTACCGAGCGTTCCGGGGGCGTGACCCGGACGTCAACGCATTGTTGAAACAGCGGGGCTTCCCGACGAAGTAA
- a CDS encoding alpha-amylase family glycosyl hydrolase, with translation MKTLLLALLTTATPLAAQDYRQRLPQDEVIYFVLPDRFENGDTANDRGGLKGGPLTTGFDPTHKGFYHGGDLKGLTKRLDYIQGLGATAIWLGPIFKNKPVQGARGQESAGYHGYWITDFTTVDPHLGTEADLHAFIDAAHARGMKVYMDIIVNHTADVIQYRECGEGSPCPYRDRATYPYQRQGGVGGKAINSGFLGDDVQTAANFAHLTDPTYAYTPYVRAGEKNAKTPAWLNDSIYYHNRGNTTFEDESSTTGDFSGLDDLYTENPRVIAGMIDIYGSWIDRFGIDGYRIDTAKHVNPEFWRSFVPAMLDRAKAKGIPNFHIFGEVTAGMEPGYLARWTKIADYPAVLDFAFMNAVIQTVAENKPTRVLSSLFEGDVLYAKGKATADILPTFLGNHDHGRFARDVRLANPDASDAEILKRVELGHAMLLTLRGVPTIYSGDEQGFAGDGNDQDAREDMFASKVASYNDNKLVGTTKTTATDSFVPTHPLYREIATLARLRVANPALTRGRQVIRARGDAPGLFAVSRFDPATSREYVIAFNTSAKPITQAVQVETVSQQFITMAGACAPTAAAPGSLMLELPAFGYAVCAAESR, from the coding sequence ATGAAGACGTTATTGCTCGCCCTTCTGACAACCGCCACGCCGCTCGCCGCACAGGATTATCGCCAGCGCCTGCCGCAGGACGAGGTCATCTATTTCGTCCTTCCCGACCGGTTCGAGAATGGCGACACCGCCAACGATCGCGGCGGGTTGAAGGGCGGGCCGCTGACCACCGGTTTCGATCCGACGCACAAGGGCTTCTATCACGGCGGCGATCTGAAGGGGCTGACCAAGCGGCTCGACTATATCCAGGGGCTGGGGGCGACGGCGATCTGGCTGGGGCCGATCTTCAAGAACAAGCCGGTGCAAGGTGCCAGAGGCCAGGAAAGCGCTGGCTATCACGGTTACTGGATCACCGACTTCACCACCGTCGACCCGCATCTGGGGACCGAGGCCGATCTCCACGCCTTCATCGACGCGGCGCACGCGCGAGGGATGAAGGTCTATATGGACATCATCGTCAACCACACGGCGGACGTGATCCAGTATCGTGAATGCGGCGAGGGATCGCCCTGCCCCTATCGCGACCGCGCGACCTACCCGTATCAGCGGCAGGGCGGCGTCGGCGGCAAGGCGATCAATTCCGGATTTCTCGGCGACGACGTGCAGACGGCGGCCAACTTCGCGCATCTGACCGATCCGACCTACGCCTACACGCCCTATGTCCGGGCGGGCGAGAAGAACGCCAAGACCCCGGCCTGGCTCAACGACTCGATCTATTACCACAATCGCGGCAACACGACCTTCGAGGACGAAAGCTCGACCACCGGTGACTTTTCCGGGCTGGACGATCTCTATACCGAAAATCCCCGCGTCATCGCAGGCATGATCGACATCTATGGGAGCTGGATTGACCGGTTCGGCATCGACGGCTATCGCATCGACACCGCCAAGCATGTGAATCCGGAATTCTGGCGCAGTTTCGTGCCCGCGATGCTCGATCGCGCCAAGGCGAAGGGTATTCCGAACTTCCACATCTTCGGCGAGGTGACGGCCGGGATGGAGCCCGGCTACCTCGCGCGCTGGACCAAGATCGCCGACTATCCGGCGGTCCTCGACTTCGCCTTCATGAACGCGGTGATCCAGACGGTCGCGGAGAACAAACCGACGCGGGTCCTATCCAGCCTGTTCGAGGGCGACGTCCTCTATGCCAAGGGGAAGGCGACGGCGGACATATTGCCGACCTTCCTCGGCAATCACGACCATGGCCGCTTCGCCCGCGATGTACGGCTGGCGAACCCCGATGCCTCCGACGCGGAAATCCTGAAGCGGGTCGAACTCGGCCACGCCATGCTGCTGACCCTGCGCGGCGTGCCGACCATCTATTCGGGCGACGAACAGGGCTTTGCGGGCGATGGCAACGATCAGGATGCACGCGAGGACATGTTCGCCAGCAAGGTCGCCAGCTATAACGACAACAAGCTGGTCGGCACGACCAAGACCACCGCGACCGACAGCTTCGTGCCCACCCATCCGCTCTATCGCGAGATCGCCACCCTCGCCCGCCTCCGCGTGGCCAACCCGGCGCTGACGCGGGGGCGGCAGGTGATCCGTGCGCGCGGCGATGCGCCCGGCCTGTTCGCGGTGTCGCGCTTCGACCCCGCGACGAGCCGCGAATATGTGATCGCGTTCAACACTTCGGCCAAGCCGATCACCCAGGCCGTGCAGGTTGAAACGGTATCGCAACAGTTCATAACCATGGCCGGTGCCTGTGCCCCGACCGCCGCCGCGCCGGGGAGCCTGATGTTGGAATTGCCCGCCTTCGGCTATGCCGTATGCGCGGCGGAGAGCCGTTGA
- a CDS encoding tryptophan halogenase family protein — MDARPTTDRIAGKVVIVGGGTAGWMAAAALARFLPAATRITLIESDAIGTVGVGEATIPGIRLFNQMLGLDEAEFLRATNGSFKLGIRFEGWSGEGSGYLHAFGSIGRGLGLVPFHHYWLRGGGAANPASLWGHMASAQAAMASRFAPDPGRPDLPSGLAWAYHFDASLYAALLRRHAEAAGVVRVEGRIASVARDAGGRIDHVVLEGGETHAGELFIDCTGFRALLIGETLAEPFDDWSDLLPCDRALAVAGERAAPLPPYTRAIAHGAGWRWRIPLQHRTGNGLVYDSRYLSEDEAADRLLSALNGEATGEPRLLRFTTGRRARTWVGNCVALGLAAGFLEPLESTSIHLIQSGIARLLDYWPGQTLQPVEIDAYNRETEAEWRAIRDFLILHYHANARPEPFWTERRAVPVPDSLAARIALFRSHGRFRREGDELFAEPAWVQVMIGQGIVPAGHHALADGLSADELDDFLSLTRRHAAQVAGRLPTHDAFLAAHCAAPVQKAFA, encoded by the coding sequence ATGGACGCCCGCCCTACCACGGACCGTATCGCCGGAAAGGTCGTGATCGTCGGCGGTGGCACCGCCGGATGGATGGCGGCGGCGGCGCTGGCGCGGTTCCTGCCCGCCGCCACCCGCATCACCCTGATCGAGTCCGATGCGATCGGCACGGTCGGAGTGGGCGAGGCGACTATTCCCGGCATCCGACTGTTCAACCAGATGCTCGGGCTTGACGAAGCGGAGTTCCTGCGCGCGACGAACGGCAGCTTCAAGCTGGGCATAAGGTTCGAGGGCTGGTCGGGCGAGGGCAGCGGCTATCTCCATGCGTTCGGCAGCATCGGGCGCGGGCTGGGGCTGGTGCCCTTCCACCATTATTGGCTGCGCGGCGGCGGAGCGGCGAACCCCGCCTCGCTCTGGGGCCATATGGCAAGCGCGCAAGCCGCGATGGCCAGCCGCTTCGCCCCCGATCCCGGCCGCCCCGACCTGCCCAGCGGCCTCGCCTGGGCCTATCATTTCGACGCCAGCCTCTATGCCGCGCTGCTCCGCCGCCATGCGGAAGCGGCGGGCGTGGTGCGGGTGGAAGGCCGCATCGCCTCGGTCGCGCGGGATGCGGGCGGGCGGATCGACCATGTCGTGCTGGAAGGCGGCGAGACCCATGCGGGCGAGTTGTTCATCGACTGCACCGGCTTTCGCGCGCTGCTGATCGGCGAGACGCTGGCCGAGCCGTTCGACGACTGGTCGGACCTCCTCCCCTGCGACCGCGCGCTGGCGGTGGCGGGCGAGCGTGCCGCCCCCCTGCCCCCCTATACCCGCGCCATCGCCCATGGAGCCGGCTGGCGCTGGCGCATTCCGCTCCAGCATCGCACCGGCAATGGGCTGGTCTATGACAGCCGCTATCTGTCGGAGGACGAAGCGGCCGACCGGCTGCTCTCGGCGCTGAACGGCGAAGCGACGGGCGAGCCGCGACTGTTGCGCTTCACCACCGGACGGCGCGCCCGCACGTGGGTGGGCAATTGCGTCGCGCTCGGACTGGCGGCGGGGTTCCTCGAACCGCTGGAGTCGACCAGCATCCATCTGATCCAGTCGGGCATCGCGCGGCTGCTGGACTATTGGCCCGGCCAGACACTCCAGCCGGTCGAGATCGACGCCTATAATCGCGAGACCGAGGCCGAGTGGCGGGCGATCCGCGACTTCCTGATCCTCCATTACCACGCCAATGCCCGCCCCGAGCCCTTCTGGACCGAGCGGCGCGCGGTGCCGGTGCCCGACAGCCTCGCTGCCCGCATCGCGCTGTTCCGCAGCCACGGCCGATTCCGCCGCGAAGGGGACGAGCTTTTCGCCGAGCCCGCCTGGGTGCAGGTGATGATCGGCCAGGGCATCGTCCCCGCCGGGCATCACGCGCTCGCCGATGGGCTGTCGGCGGACGAACTGGACGATTTCCTCAGCCTCACCCGGCGTCATGCCGCGCAGGTGGCCGGCCGGCTGCCGACGCACGACGCCTTCCTCGCCGCGCATTGCGCCGCGCCCGTTCAAAAGGCTTTCGCATGA
- a CDS encoding glycoside hydrolase family 97 protein, producing the protein MKTTIAIGLGLIASAASAQNGPADPAVNETFKFAKPAGQPDAVETSPNGQITVQVSTDNDGRAVYMIARNGKAIVAPSRLGMMFTDAPKIERGLKIEAVTHAKSDTSWTQPWGEWRTIRDNHREMRVRLMESSALHRRYDVVFRVQDDGVGFRYEFPEQQAMPHANIAEELTEFNIAQGGTAWWKPAFLWNREEYLYNRTPINAVGTAATPITMKLDDGTHIAIHEAALVDYASMALMKTEGNSFKAVLTPGSGAPKVMKTGAWTTPWRTFLIAPDAGGLYMSHLMLNLNEPNKLGDVSWVKPGKFVGVWWKMIKGEWSWARGPRHGATTANVKTYIDFAAKYGIPGVLVEGWNIGWDGDWAGNGSAMQFATPAEDFDADALAKYARSKGVSLIGHHETGGAVSHYESQFDPAFKFAANHGEHVVKTGYVADAGQIERVNADGSVSREWHEGQWMVNHHLRVLEAAAKYKVSIDAHEPVKDTGLRRTYPNWLAREGSRGMEYNAWQGKNPPEHEANLAFTRMLEGPMDFTPGVLSLTGSDNSPIQSTIAKQLALYVVLYSPVQMAADTPENYAKYPQAFRFIADVPVDWEDSRVLNGEVGDYVTFARRDRKSRDWYIGSITDENSRALTVTLDFLDAGKTYEAQVYKDGPGATYATDARHSIAFETRMVKKGDTLTLSLAPGGGQAIRLKAL; encoded by the coding sequence ATGAAGACGACCATCGCTATCGGCCTCGGCCTGATCGCCAGTGCCGCTTCCGCCCAGAACGGCCCCGCCGATCCGGCGGTCAACGAGACGTTCAAATTCGCCAAGCCCGCCGGACAGCCCGACGCGGTGGAAACCTCGCCCAACGGCCAGATTACCGTGCAGGTCTCGACCGACAATGACGGCCGCGCGGTCTATATGATCGCGCGGAACGGCAAGGCGATCGTCGCGCCCTCACGGCTGGGCATGATGTTCACCGACGCGCCCAAGATCGAGCGCGGCCTGAAGATCGAAGCGGTCACCCACGCCAAGTCCGACACGAGCTGGACCCAGCCCTGGGGCGAATGGCGCACCATCCGCGACAATCACCGCGAGATGCGCGTCCGCCTGATGGAGTCGAGTGCGCTCCACCGCCGTTACGACGTGGTGTTCCGCGTGCAGGACGACGGCGTCGGCTTTCGCTACGAATTTCCCGAGCAGCAGGCGATGCCGCACGCGAACATCGCCGAGGAACTGACCGAGTTCAACATCGCGCAAGGCGGCACCGCTTGGTGGAAACCCGCCTTCCTGTGGAACCGCGAGGAATATCTCTACAACCGCACGCCGATCAACGCGGTCGGCACGGCGGCGACGCCGATCACCATGAAGCTGGACGACGGCACGCACATCGCCATCCATGAGGCGGCTTTGGTCGACTATGCCAGCATGGCGCTGATGAAGACCGAGGGGAACAGCTTCAAGGCGGTCCTCACCCCCGGCTCGGGCGCGCCCAAGGTCATGAAGACCGGCGCCTGGACGACGCCCTGGCGCACCTTCCTGATCGCCCCCGATGCGGGCGGGCTGTATATGAGCCATTTGATGCTCAACCTGAACGAGCCCAACAAGCTGGGCGACGTGTCCTGGGTGAAGCCGGGCAAGTTCGTCGGCGTCTGGTGGAAGATGATCAAGGGCGAATGGAGCTGGGCGCGTGGGCCTCGCCACGGCGCCACCACCGCCAATGTGAAGACCTATATCGACTTCGCGGCGAAGTACGGCATCCCCGGCGTTCTGGTCGAGGGGTGGAATATCGGCTGGGACGGCGACTGGGCGGGCAATGGCTCGGCGATGCAGTTCGCGACCCCGGCGGAGGATTTCGACGCCGATGCGCTGGCGAAGTACGCCAGGTCCAAGGGCGTCTCGCTGATCGGCCATCACGAGACGGGCGGCGCGGTCAGCCATTATGAGAGCCAGTTCGACCCCGCCTTCAAATTCGCCGCCAATCATGGCGAGCATGTCGTCAAGACCGGCTATGTCGCCGATGCCGGGCAGATCGAGCGGGTGAATGCGGACGGCTCGGTGTCGCGTGAATGGCATGAGGGCCAGTGGATGGTGAACCACCATCTCCGCGTGCTGGAGGCCGCCGCGAAATATAAGGTTTCGATCGATGCGCATGAGCCGGTGAAAGACACGGGGCTCCGCCGCACCTATCCCAACTGGCTGGCGCGCGAAGGTTCGCGGGGCATGGAGTATAACGCCTGGCAGGGCAAGAACCCGCCCGAGCATGAGGCGAACCTGGCCTTCACCCGGATGCTCGAAGGCCCGATGGACTTCACGCCGGGCGTGCTGAGCCTGACCGGCAGCGACAATAGCCCGATCCAGTCGACCATCGCCAAGCAGTTGGCGCTCTACGTCGTGCTCTATTCGCCGGTGCAGATGGCGGCGGATACGCCGGAGAATTACGCCAAATACCCACAGGCGTTCCGCTTCATCGCGGATGTGCCCGTGGATTGGGAGGACAGCCGGGTGCTGAACGGCGAGGTCGGCGATTACGTCACCTTCGCGCGGCGGGATCGGAAAAGCCGGGACTGGTATATCGGCTCGATCACCGACGAAAATTCTCGAGCGTTGACCGTGACGCTCGACTTCCTCGATGCCGGCAAGACCTATGAGGCGCAGGTCTATAAGGACGGCCCCGGTGCGACCTATGCCACCGACGCCCGCCATTCGATCGCGTTCGAGACGCGGATGGTGAAGAAGGGGGATACCCTCACCCTGTCGCTCGCCCCCGGCGGCGGCCAGGCGATCCGGTTGAAGGCGCTGTAA